GGCAGAATAAATCCCACAAGCTCCACAACCCCAGAAAGTAGTTTACTATGACCCAGTGATTTGACTCAATTGTATGGTCAAGTAATTAACAGACTAGCTACAAGACATCTGTGAAATTCAATActataccttctaaaaaaatgactgatcataaaaacaaaacatcttagGTTTGCTGGTAGAGACCCCACTTACAAATGGTAATTTTATCATTGTAACTGATTTGTGTCATATTTTTCAGAATtaagaaatgtattaaaaatggtATTTCTAAGATATGTTAAGTTTTGGTGCCTGTCAAACTCAAGGGCTACTTGATAGTGTTCATCTAAACTAACAGCagtgaaattcagagttaaagctGCCGCTCACTTCATCATTAATATTGTCGTAAGTATTGCAGAAGTCACCGACCAGCAGAAAGCTTACACATAGTACCTGTTTGCTCAAGCTCTCCGACACAGGCTGTATTCTGGCcctcttttttcctccctgctgctgcagtaTAAGAAGCCAATTGAGTACTAAGACTGTGATAGAAGAAAATCAGCCAAtactctcctttcctttccttccctttttctttaattaatttgTATTCTGCAATCCTACTGATTAAAATATTGTGAAGTAtgagttttaatttaaaaccagACAATCAACAAGAACATCTACACAAAAAACTCTCAATCTCAGCTGCTAGGAGGAAGGGTCAGGAAGCTCCGCCTTTCTCTCAACTTACTGGCTGCACCCACACTGCCAAGTGGTTCATTTCACTAACAAACCTCCCAGTTTGCCTGATGCACATGACCAGCCCAAAGCATAAATTAAGAGAAATCACTCCCAACAGCAAGGAAGCTGTGGTACAAAGTTCCCATATGAAAGGCCAGATGAAGATGGGAGAGACTGGACTAGGATGTCAGAAACCACATATGTGTAACCATACATATGTTGAACAGTGAAAAAAACCTCTTTTAAGCTTCCAAAAGTAAGAGGAATGGGTTAAAAATATGGGTGTAATACAGTATGGAATTAGTGATAACCATCAGTAGAGCTCCAGTGTTTCTAGGCTTACTAATCCTGTCCCCTTCCTTTTCATCATTTACCTAGCCACAGCTCTATCCTGAACAATCATTTAAGCCTGTACATACTGTACATGTCATTAGATAGTAGTGTGTATCCCTGTGCAGTAAGGCATCAACTCTCCAAAAAGATATGGGCATCATGAAAAAGATTGCTTAACTGTGTTATTTTCCCTCTAATTATGAACTGTTAGTACACAAGATTCCCAGTTAGCCAGTGTGTTTGTAACAGGATGTGCTGACTTAGGAGTTATCTCTGTCATTTATATTAGTTGAGCTCTAATTGAAAGACAGGCACTTGGCAGTGGTTAATTAACCGAGTAGGGGTACAGCCAAGGGGCTAACAGGATAGAAGTAATCCCAGCAGTTAGGCCTGTATAAGCACACAGGAAGGAAGTACAGGAGGAAGAGTTGGGAGCCTGAAGAAAGGCAGAAGTAGGCAGGACTAGCTGCTGCTACTGTACCCTTCCCTAGAAGCAAATGGAGCTGGTGACTCACTGTCAAtatgaaatacaataaaatacagtGGTGGTGATGGAGACCTGGAGTGATTAAGGCCTGAGGGGACTCTCAGGGGACCACCCCAAGACAGTGTTTTATGCATTTTTACAATAAATTCCAATTAAACAGAAGTCAGCCATTTTCTATGGAATGTCTTCATTAGGAAGGGATGTCAGAACATACCAGATATGTACAGGAACACTGCACAAATGCACTACTATAGTCAGCCTGGAACTCATTAACTGTACTACCCATAAGAAATATATGAACTTTCCCATTCATATTAAAAATAGGGTATTATTTATGTAGCAATTTACCATCAAGCCAAATAAGTAAAAAAATTCTGCCCACGGAAAACTTAGTATCCGAGGATACAAGTGAATACAGTAGATAGAATTAAtacaaaactgggggggggggcatttcaaATGGTATGCATCAATCTAAGTGGCTTTTTAAGTGTTGCCAAATATGTTTTTGCCAATATTGATTGGAAGGTTGTCCCAAGCATATTGGGGAGCTTGAAAGAAAGCAAGAAGTCAGAAGCAAACACAGGGAACATTGTTGGGTGATGGTTTCTCTGCCTTCCTAAGAACACACAATCCTGTTATTTCAGTCTGTATCAGTAAGATATAGTGTACACTACCAAGAAAACTACAAGACTGTCAGAAAGAATTGGGGTGAAGACAACTACTATTAAGAACAAGAAAGGTGAATAGCTAAAATCCTTATTCGGGAAGACATGGACAGACACGGGATATTTCTTCTTTAATTACAATGTTGTTACAGTTATTGCTTTATAAGAAGAAAAGCAGAAGCGTAAGATGTAAGTTAATATACTCCTAAATCTGTAGGTAGCACAAACCCACATATAGCTCATGGAACCAGCTTGACTGAAATCCCAGGAAGGCAGTCTGTCTGACAATTTCAGGATGATATGTTTACCCCATCTGCTCACTAGACTCAGACAGATGCACATGCACAGCTTTATATCTAACACACACATACTAGGTGACCCAAATTTCTTGATTTTATCTTTTTCAAACAATGAATGATTAGAAATCTTAAAAGCCCAACTCTAGAAAAATAATCCTATTTCTAATATTCAATCCTTAACTATGGACACACTTGACTACGCTCTTTCAagtaaattaatattaaaattcaaATGTTCAACAGGCAGATAAATcagagttcttttaaaaaaaatacaagtaatTCTTAAGTATTATTTGCAACTAAATTCTGCAGAACATATTCTGCTATTGGTTTGATGCTttagtggaccaaattctgcaatCTGAGATGTAGACAGCAAGTATGCCAACATTATTCAGGCAAATGTCTCCCTCTGCTCTCATTTATCAAGGGACTAAGGAAGACTGGTTACACCTAACCTTATCCAGCTAGCACGTGCTTATCACAAACTGTACTAGATAAACTAATTCACCTTCAAGCAAAGTCAGACTGTAGATTACAAAACTCAGAAATACGttaacaaatacatatttttggtTCCAAACAGGATCAGTCTATTCTTCCAATTCACTTAGCTGCCAAACACAGAAGAGAAAAGAGCTTGCGTTGTTTGCTGGAATCTGGTGCTGACCCAAAAATAAGGTAGGGCATTTGTAGTCACTCTCACATGGCACTCCATCAAGAATATGCACAATTGCATATTAAAGTGGAATATAATTTTACGGCTCCCTTAGTGATTAAGATCTTATATTTTTTACAGGTGTTGATGTGCAGGATTTTCCACGCTATGTGGCAAGATCTCTGGAGGTCATAATTTTGAATgtggagtttttttatttttagttaatttGATATATGCAGAAATACATAACTGAAGGGACATAGGGTAACATGGACAGTACACAAATTAGGGTAGAAAATGTGAATATGCTCACTATACGGCCAGTTACTGTGGCTACAAATAAATGAAGGAAGAAAACATAtctcaaactgaaaacaaagcgGGAAAGACAAAGGACTGGACAAAAATAGGTTAGtcccaaataataaataatgtaaaacagagtggttcccaacctttttTGATGTGCCACTCACAAAACAGCAAAGAATCATCCCATCCCACAATCTTTTGACCACAAAGGATTGTGGAATTTAGGTCATGAGTATGGTAGGAGTTTCTGCCTGCCTCCCCACATACTCCTCTTTATGCCTGCACTTTGCTCAGCTCTGGGGTAGCAAAGATCCTAGGTGCTGTGAAGTCTTCTCCCTTCCCAAGCTCCAGAGTTGAGCATAATTAAGGCAGGGAAGAGAGAAGCGGAGGAGCAACTCTGTGACTAGCTGCTGGGGTAAGTAGGGAGCTGTTCTGCCTGTCACCAACCCCAGCTACTGAGTTTTAGTGATCCAGAGATTTTGCTGTTCTCTCAAGTGATGGCATGGAACCCACTGCCAGGTCATGTCCTTCCAGTTTAGCAATGCTAGTCTAAACTGTTTTcgctgtttaaaatgttttactttgaTATCTTTATGTAAGCCATTTGATGTTTACTGAAGTTAAGAGAATtaacttattacatttttatattttagagATAACAGAGGTTACACAGCACTTCATCTCCTACTACTACACTGGCCAAATATTTATATAACTGGGACAGACATCTTGACCAGACTTCAGAGAAACCTGGCAATTACACAGAGTAATGCAGAAGAATGTCTTCGTATCTTGTGTGAAAAGGGAGTTCAAACAGACCCTGAAATGGATAGTAACTACAAACACAGCTCCTTACATTTAGCCTTACACTCTGGAGCCTCTCGAGCTATATCTATTCTAATTGAGAATGGTGCCAACATAGATGACAGAGATGAGTTTGGCAAGACATTGCTTCACACTGCTGCAGAGCATTTGAACAAGGAGGTAACAGAAACTTTAATCACCTGTGGAGCAAACGTTAATTGTACTCTTCCAACTTATGGAAAAACTGCTCTTCAGCTTGCAGCATGTACTGCATCATCTAAAGCAGGCACAGTTTTAGCTGCCGATATAGATTGCATCCGTTTACTATTAATTAATGGAGCGAAAGTAAATACTCAAGATTGTGAAGGACGAGCAGCTATTCATGATGCCTGCttgggagggagaaaagaaataGTTGATCTCCTCGTAGATTACCATGCAGATGTTAATATTTTAACAAGACAAGGGCAATCTCCcctttttctgtttcttcaaCACAGGTCAAATCTAAGATGTATATCACTGTTAAATAAGTTGTTAAACCTCTCATACCCATTGAAGCTAACCAATAATCAAGGAGATCTACCCACTGGACTTCTGCTCCGagaatttcaaatacaaaaagacTTTCTCATAAGATTATCACAAAACATGTCGTCTCTGCAAGACATCTGCAAAATCACTGTCAGAAGAatatatggggaaaaaaacaaacaatgcttGAAAAAACAACTTCCCGTAACTGTGTGGAATTCTGTATACAACTATCAGGACTACTCACAACTTTGGTAAATAAATCTCATGACTTAAACAAACAGTCACAAAGATAAATGATTCTGGAAGATTTGATTAATGTGTGTGATATATGCAGTGACACACACCTACATGAGAAAGTGAATTGAGAAACTGCTGATCCTGAAACTGTGTgatgaaaaattaaacatgaatCAGGGATGCATATTAATACTGTATGTGTGCTTTGAAGCAGCTCTTAACTTCTCTCAAATAATaatccagggttttttttaaacacctaatACTTTTCATGTGTAATCATGATTTTAAGTACAATATCTAGAAAGACAGCCAATTAACTTCCAAGAGAATGGGATGGGGAAATTACACATTCAGTCTATATCTTTATGTTTTCAGTTTAAGTAGGAAAAAACCAAGTAAGACATTCTACCAATTCTCATAATTAAAGCCAATTAGTCAACAATAATCTTATAACTATATCTATTGTCATCAATCAAGGTTACTCAGGAGGATGTAAGGACAAAAGTTCTAATttgttagattttttaaaaatttggctcTCATTGTTCTTAATGGGAACAAAGTCAAGCTGCCCTCAGGGAAAACGGTGAACCCTTACGCGGTCTGGAGGCAGAGAGGTGTACTGTGAGAAGACGGTGTATAGAACCAGGGGCCATCT
Above is a window of Dermochelys coriacea isolate rDerCor1 chromosome 10, rDerCor1.pri.v4, whole genome shotgun sequence DNA encoding:
- the ANKRD61 gene encoding ankyrin repeat domain-containing protein 61 isoform X2 encodes the protein MKDDSTNIKALLAHQPVNEPLIVWDNSACRRTLSIQDQSILPIHLAAKHRREKSLRCLLESGADPKIRDNRGYTALHLLLLHWPNIYITGTDILTRLQRNLAITQSNAEECLRILCEKGVQTDPEMDSNYKHSSLHLALHSGASRAISILIENGANIDDRDEFGKTLLHTAAEHLNKEVTETLITCGANVNCTLPTYGKTALQLAACTASSKAGTVLAADIDCIRLLLINGAKVNTQDCEGRAAIHDACLGGRKEIVDLLVDYHADVNILTRQGQSPLFLFLQHRSNLRCISLLNKLLNLSYPLKLTNNQGDLPTGLLLREFQIQKDFLIRLSQNMSSLQDICKITVRRIYGEKNKQCLKKQLPVTVWNSVYNYQDYSQLW
- the ANKRD61 gene encoding ankyrin repeat domain-containing protein 61 isoform X1; the protein is MGNITKGASTATTDSDPFTYSLSSCRRKGFKPLQAKLYEAIMKDDSTNIKALLAHQPVNEPLIVWDNSACRRTLSIQDQSILPIHLAAKHRREKSLRCLLESGADPKIRDNRGYTALHLLLLHWPNIYITGTDILTRLQRNLAITQSNAEECLRILCEKGVQTDPEMDSNYKHSSLHLALHSGASRAISILIENGANIDDRDEFGKTLLHTAAEHLNKEVTETLITCGANVNCTLPTYGKTALQLAACTASSKAGTVLAADIDCIRLLLINGAKVNTQDCEGRAAIHDACLGGRKEIVDLLVDYHADVNILTRQGQSPLFLFLQHRSNLRCISLLNKLLNLSYPLKLTNNQGDLPTGLLLREFQIQKDFLIRLSQNMSSLQDICKITVRRIYGEKNKQCLKKQLPVTVWNSVYNYQDYSQLW